In one window of Methanosarcina vacuolata Z-761 DNA:
- the aroC gene encoding chorismate synthase: protein MAGNVFGQMFRITTWGESHGRAVGVVVDGLPAGLPFSEADIQKELDRRRPGQSEVSTPRHEADRVEILSGIFEGMSTGTPVSMLVWNSDARSSAYDAIKDTPRPGHADFTYMARYGIRDHRGGGRSSARETIGRVAGGALAKLLLSRFGIQIAGHVLELGAIRAKPLSFEEILENVEKTPVRCADLEAAGKMLEKVAALRQEGDSIGGIVELIIRGVPAGLGEPVFDRLDADLAKALMSIPAVKGFEIGAGFEAARLRGSEMNDPFRIEEGKITTSSNNAGGILGGISTGLDIVCRAAVKPTPSIGKVQQTVDLKTLENTEIAIKGRHDPTIPPRMVPVAEAMIALVLADHMLRSGFINPRTLLE from the coding sequence ATGGCTGGAAACGTTTTCGGGCAGATGTTTCGAATTACTACATGGGGCGAATCCCACGGCAGGGCTGTAGGTGTTGTGGTAGACGGACTGCCTGCAGGGCTTCCTTTCTCCGAGGCTGATATTCAGAAAGAACTGGACAGGAGGCGTCCGGGACAGAGTGAGGTTTCAACTCCGAGGCACGAGGCTGACAGGGTTGAAATCCTTTCGGGAATTTTTGAAGGGATGAGTACAGGCACGCCTGTTTCTATGCTTGTCTGGAACTCAGATGCCAGGTCTTCGGCTTATGATGCCATTAAAGACACTCCCAGGCCCGGACATGCCGATTTTACCTATATGGCACGCTACGGAATCAGGGACCACCGCGGGGGCGGCAGGTCTTCAGCCCGGGAAACAATAGGCAGAGTCGCAGGTGGAGCCCTTGCAAAACTCCTGCTTTCCAGGTTCGGAATACAAATTGCTGGACATGTGCTTGAACTTGGAGCTATCCGCGCAAAGCCTCTGTCTTTTGAAGAAATTCTTGAAAATGTAGAAAAAACTCCTGTGCGCTGTGCCGATCTTGAAGCTGCAGGAAAAATGCTTGAGAAAGTTGCGGCCCTTCGTCAGGAAGGAGACAGTATCGGAGGCATTGTCGAGCTTATTATAAGAGGTGTGCCTGCCGGCCTTGGAGAGCCTGTCTTTGACAGACTGGATGCGGACCTTGCAAAAGCTCTAATGAGTATTCCTGCCGTCAAGGGCTTTGAAATCGGAGCCGGATTTGAAGCTGCCCGCCTGCGCGGAAGTGAAATGAATGATCCTTTCCGAATAGAGGAGGGAAAAATAACCACTTCGAGCAATAACGCAGGCGGGATTCTAGGAGGAATTTCAACCGGACTGGACATTGTCTGCAGGGCAGCAGTAAAGCCAACTCCGTCCATAGGAAAAGTTCAGCAGACAGTTGACCTCAAAACCCTGGAAAATACTGAAATTGCAATAAAGGGCCGGCATGATCCCACAATTCCTCCGCGAATGGTTCCGGTTGCTGAAGCCATGATCGCTCTTGTGCTTGCAGACCATATGCTCAGGAGCGGCTTTATTAATCCGAGAACTCTGCTGGAATAA
- a CDS encoding histidine kinase dimerization/phosphoacceptor domain -containing protein: MTTKHTDGWEPITCQALLDENKLLVDENRALKDKIQSLKAYLKQNEEPEHDIDKLDLEIRQAHLLVKADLEALTQIHELSTKLLGAEGIQPLLKEIMDAAISIVEAKMGTLQLLEDDSLHIVAHYGHEQPFLDYFASAENMASVCGKVMQNGERIVIEDVETSSIFAGTPSLTVMREAGVRAIQSTPMLSRTGKLLGILTTQWDFPYSPNEHDLWRLDLLARQAADLIEQARSEKALNNHKKYLLSDLNAMTRLHKIGTLFVREGNLEPVLVEIVDAAIAISDADFGNIQLLDSESSELKIVASRGFPKWWLDFWNSVSVGSGTCGTALGSKGRVIVEDVEQSPIFVGTPALEIQLKAGIRAVQSTPIVSRSGRLLGMFSTHYKKPHKPQDHDLQLIDLLAQQAAEIIERAQIEEMLRKSEECFRIALQGSSVVISSQDRDLRYTWAYNPSLGFKLEDLLGKNDYDVYQLDDAEIFVSIKKQVLASGVSRCDEVVIHRPVSAGGDLFHEMTTESLRDATGTIVGVICIAVDITERKRAEEALKKVNDTLEEKIKERTVELEEAYNSLLENKMRLSEAQKIAHLGNWDWNLVTDEFYWSDEIYNIFGLDSLKFDETYDSYETYNAFFNLVFPEDRESVNNAFKEAFYGKSFEIDFRVISANGEERILYAQGQVIFNEKNTPIRVRGIVQDITERKKTEEALVKLEKVRIKEIHHRIKNNLQVISSLLDLQAEKFEDKKVKQAFSESQNRVLSMSLIHEELYKGGQAEKLNFSAYLTKLADNLLMTYGLSSINIRLNMDLEENTFLDMDTAVPLGIIVNELISNSLKHAFTGKKEGEIGIQLRRHGETINGINKSEFCLVVSDNGNGIPEGLKLESIESLGMQLINILVNQLDGELKLKRNKGTEFTVKFKVLEKNT, from the coding sequence ATATTGATAAACTGGATCTGGAGATAAGGCAAGCACATCTTCTGGTAAAAGCCGACCTGGAAGCACTGACTCAAATACATGAGCTGAGTACAAAACTTTTGGGAGCTGAAGGGATTCAACCATTATTAAAAGAAATAATGGACGCAGCAATCTCTATTGTGGAAGCAAAAATGGGTACCTTGCAACTCCTTGAGGATGATTCGTTACATATTGTTGCCCATTATGGTCACGAACAGCCTTTCTTGGACTATTTTGCATCTGCTGAGAACATGGCTTCAGTTTGTGGAAAGGTGATGCAAAATGGAGAGCGTATTGTTATTGAGGATGTTGAAACAAGTTCTATATTTGCCGGGACACCTTCCCTGACTGTGATGCGTGAGGCCGGAGTACGAGCGATTCAGTCCACACCGATGTTAAGCCGGACGGGTAAGCTTCTTGGTATCCTTACGACTCAATGGGATTTTCCTTATTCTCCAAACGAGCATGATCTCTGGAGGCTTGACTTGCTAGCGCGGCAGGCAGCTGACCTGATAGAGCAGGCCAGGTCAGAGAAAGCATTGAATAATCACAAAAAATATCTACTGTCCGACCTTAATGCCATGACCAGGCTGCATAAGATCGGTACACTGTTTGTTCGAGAAGGTAATCTTGAACCTGTTCTTGTCGAAATAGTCGATGCTGCAATTGCAATTTCTGATGCTGACTTTGGCAATATCCAATTACTGGACTCTGAATCTTCTGAACTTAAGATTGTAGCCTCTCGTGGATTTCCTAAATGGTGGCTGGACTTCTGGAACAGTGTATCTGTGGGAAGTGGAACTTGTGGTACGGCGCTTGGATCTAAAGGGAGGGTAATTGTCGAGGATGTTGAACAAAGCCCAATTTTTGTAGGTACTCCTGCTCTGGAAATCCAGCTTAAAGCTGGAATACGAGCGGTACAATCTACACCAATTGTGAGCCGATCAGGAAGATTACTCGGCATGTTCTCAACGCATTATAAAAAACCACATAAACCACAGGACCATGACCTTCAGCTAATTGACCTGCTAGCTCAGCAGGCGGCAGAGATTATAGAGAGAGCACAAATAGAAGAAATGTTACGTAAGTCCGAAGAGTGTTTCCGTATTGCTTTGCAGGGATCTTCTGTTGTTATTTCCAGTCAAGACCGTGATCTGAGATATACTTGGGCTTATAATCCTTCGCTTGGTTTTAAACTCGAAGATCTTCTGGGTAAGAATGATTATGATGTATATCAATTAGATGACGCCGAGATATTTGTCTCCATCAAAAAGCAGGTTTTGGCTAGTGGTGTTAGCAGATGTGATGAAGTGGTTATCCATAGGCCTGTTTCCGCTGGCGGAGATTTATTCCATGAGATGACCACTGAGTCATTGCGCGATGCTACAGGAACCATCGTTGGAGTCATCTGTATTGCAGTTGACATTACCGAGCGCAAAAGAGCTGAAGAAGCATTAAAAAAAGTAAATGATACTTTAGAAGAAAAAATAAAAGAGCGTACAGTTGAACTTGAAGAAGCTTATAACTCATTACTTGAAAATAAAATGAGGTTAAGTGAAGCTCAAAAAATAGCCCATCTCGGAAATTGGGACTGGAATCTGGTGACTGATGAATTCTACTGGTCAGATGAAATATACAATATTTTCGGACTTGACTCTCTAAAATTCGATGAGACTTATGATTCATATGAGACTTATAATGCATTTTTTAATCTTGTTTTTCCAGAGGATAGAGAATCTGTGAATAATGCTTTTAAAGAAGCTTTTTACGGGAAATCTTTTGAAATTGATTTTAGAGTTATCTCAGCTAATGGAGAAGAACGCATACTCTATGCACAAGGACAAGTAATTTTCAATGAAAAAAACACTCCTATTAGAGTTAGAGGAATAGTTCAGGATATAACTGAACGTAAAAAAACAGAAGAAGCTCTGGTAAAACTCGAAAAAGTCCGCATAAAAGAGATTCACCACAGAATCAAAAATAACTTGCAGGTAATCTCTTCTCTTTTGGATCTCCAGGCCGAAAAGTTTGAGGATAAGAAAGTCAAGCAAGCTTTCAGTGAAAGTCAGAACCGGGTACTTTCAATGTCTCTAATTCACGAAGAACTCTACAAAGGAGGTCAGGCAGAAAAACTGAACTTTTCAGCATATCTTACAAAGTTAGCTGATAACCTGTTGATGACTTATGGACTTAGCAGCATAAATATCCGCTTGAATATGGATCTGGAAGAGAATACATTTCTTGATATGGATACTGCTGTTCCTTTAGGCATTATTGTCAATGAACTAATTTCTAATTCTCTCAAACATGCATTTACTGGAAAGAAAGAAGGAGAAATTGGAATTCAACTTCGCAGGCATGGAGAGACAATTAATGGAATTAACAAGTCCGAGTTCTGTCTGGTAGTTTCAGATAATGGAAACGGAATTCCTGAAGGTCTGAAGTTAGAAAGTATCGAGTCACTTGGCATGCAATTAATAAACATTTTAGTAAATCAGTTAGACGGAGAGCTTAAATTAAAAAGGAACAAAGGTACTGAGTTTACTGTAAAGTTCAAGGTATTAGAAAAAAACACTTAA